A region of the Cyanobium usitatum str. Tous genome:
AACCCCGCCGGGGACCCACCCTGCTGCGGCTGGGTGCGCTAGCCGTGGGCATGGCCATGGGCGCTGGTCTGATCGGTGTGCTCTGGCCCATAAGCGACCGTGCCACCGAACCGCTGCAGCAGCTGACGCCAGCCGACCTGGCCAAGCCCCCCAACCGCAGCATCACCCTGCTGGTGATCGGCCTGGACAGCGAGCGTCCCGGGGATCCGCTCAACAGGGCCGCTCCCCGGGGGGCAGCCAACGCCGATGCCCTGCTGCTGGTGCGGGTTAATCCCCAGGGGCCCCTGCAGGTGCTCAGCCTGCCGCCCAACCTGGCCGTGCAACTCCCAGGCCAGAAACGCCCCCAGAGTCTCGGCAGCCTCTATCGCATCGGCGGCGTAGCCCTCACCGCCGATGCGGCGCGCAACCTGGTGGGCCTCGACTCGGGCCAGCCAGCGCGCTTTTTGGTGCTGGGCCGCTCCAACCTGCGCAGCCTGGTTGATGGCCTGGGCAGCATCGCCGCCAATCCCACCCTGGCTCTTCGCTACAACGACAAGAGCCAGGGCTTAAGCATCAACATTCAGGGCGGGCTGCAACGGCTCAAGGGCAACCAGGTGGAGCAACTGGTGCGCTACCGCGATCCAGACCGGCCCGAGGAGAGTCGCCAGGAAAAACAGCAGCTGGTGGTGCGCAGCCTGCTGCGGGAGTTGGCCCTGCCGGAGCAACTGGGCCAGCTTGCCTATTTGCTCAAATCACTCAACAACCAGGGGGTTGTTACCAATTTGAGCCAGCCAGAAACCCTGAGCCTGCTGGCGGCTGGCCTAGATCAGGCCGAGAGCGTGCAATTCACCAGCCTGCCCCTTGCCCCGGCACCGGAACCGGCCACTGCCGGGTTGCGCGAGATCAGCAGCAGCGCCCCTGAGCCCCTCTGGCCAGCACCGACCAACTCAACGGCTCAGTAACAGCTCCAATCGCAGCGCCAAAGCGGGGGCCAGGCCAAAAGGCTCCTCCAGGGTTCCCAGCCAGGGCAGGCCATCGCCGCGGCGCAGGTCTGGCTGCCAGGGGCCACCGGCCTGCACCAGCCCGGCCAGGGGCACTTGCCATTGATCCAGCAGGGCAGCCATCGCCGCCGGCAGGCCCGTCTGCAGCTGCTCGGCCGCCAGCAGCAGCAGCACCGGCTGGCGCCAGGCCCCCAGGGCCTCGGCCCAGTGGCCGAATCCCTGCAACACCAGGCCGGGATCTAGCGGCAAGGGCACCAGGCCTGGTCCCTGCTCAGCCAGGGAAGCCAGGGATTGGGGCGGTTGCTCAATTGCGAGAGGGTTACCCCAGGGCAGGCCCAGGGCCAAGGCCAGCGTTGGCCCCGCTTCTGCCTGCAGCGTCGCCACCGCAGCCGCCGTACCAGCTCCCACCAGCACCAACGGGCGTTGCCGACCAGGCAGGGAAAGAGTCATGGATTTTTGTACTAGGTGGGCGGGCTCGCTTCTACCATCGGGTTTCAGCCGACGCGTTAGCGCCCGCCGTGACCAGTTTTCTGACCGCTGATCGCGTGGCGCCCCAGGGCAGCGCGAGCCAGTCGAATCACGACACCCGGCGATTGCGGCTGTTCAGTGGCACCGCCAACCAAGCACTGGCCAAGGAAATTGGCACCTATCTGGGCGTGCCAGATGGGCCGCGGGTGATCAAACGCTTCGCAGACGGCGAGCTTTACATCCAGATTCAGGAGTCGATCCGCGGCTGCGATGTCTTTCTTATCCAGCCCACCTGCGCCCCGGTGAACGATCACCTGATGGAGCTGCTGATCATGGTGGATGCCTGCAAGCGGGCCTCGGCCCGGCAGATCACCGCAGTGGTGCCGTATTACGGCTACGCCCGCGCCGACCGCAAGACCGCCGGACGGGAGTCGATCACCGCCAAACTTGTTGCCAACCTGCTGGCTAAATCTGGGGTGGATCGGGTGCTGGCCATGGACCTGCACTCCGCCCAGATCCAGGGCTATTTCGACATCCCCTGCGACCACATCTATGGCTCGCCGGTGCTGGTCGACTACCTGCGCACCCGCGACCTAGGCGAAGTGGTGGTGGTGTCCCCGGACGTGGGCGGTGTAGCCCGGGCCCGGGCCTTCGCCAAGCAGATGAATGACGCCCCCCTAGCAATCATCGACAAGCGTCGCTCCGGTCACAACGTGGCCGAAAGCCTCACCGTGATTGGCGATGTGGTGGGCAAGACCGCAATCCTGATCGACGACATGATCGACACCGGCGGCACAATCTCTGCCGGTGCCCGGCTGCTGCGGCAGCGGGGGGCAACCCGGGTGCTGGCCTGCGCTAGCCACGCGGTGTTTTCGCCACCGGCAATTGAGCGGATGTCGGAGCCGGGGTTGTTCGAGGAGGTGCTTGTCACCAACAGCATTCCCCGCCGCGATGAAGACCGCTTCCCCCAGCTGCAGGTGCTCTCGGTGGCCAAGATGCTCGGCGAAGCGATCTGGCGCATCCACGAGGAGAGCTCGGTGAGCTCAATGTTCCGCTGACACCAGATCCGCTGAAACCAGGTCCGCTGAAGTTGCGTCGTTTCGCCCGCTTGAAGGCCTTTTTGCCAGCAGTGGCGAGCATTTTGCTCAGCCTGCCTTGGGCTGGCAACGCTCCGCTGCTGGCCAAAGGCCAGCCAGCTCCGCCCCGGCGCATCGGCGTGTGGCTCACCAATAGCCCCAGCCCGCTCTACTACGACCCCGCCCGCATCGATCGGGCGGTGCAGGAGCTGGCCGAAGCGGGCTTCAACACCCTCTATCCCAACGTGTGGAGCCGGGGCACCACCTTCCACCGCTCCCGCCATGCGCCGATGGAGCCGGCCCTGGAGAAGGCCAACCCCAACCTCGATCCGATCTGCCGCTTCACCAAGGCCGCCCATCGCCGCGGCCTGCAGGTGATCCCCTGGTTTGAGTACGGCCTAATGGAGCCGGCCGACGCAGCCGTGGTGCGCCAAAACCCCGAGTGGGTGCTGCAGCGCCGGGATGGCAGAACTGAGATGGTCATGCACGGCAAGCCAATGGTGTGGCTTAACCCAGCCCACCCGGGGGTGCGGCAGCGCTTTCTTGGCCTGATCGGCGAAATCGTGCAGCGCTGCAGCGTCGATGGCATCCAGCTCGACGACCACTTCGCCTGGCCGGTGGAGCTGGGCTACGACCCCTACAGCCGCGAACTATTCCGGGTGGCCACGGGCCGGGAGCCGCCAGACGACCACACGGATCGGGCCTGGATGCGCTGGCGTCGTCAGCAGCTCACCGCCCTGCTGCGGGAGCTGCGGGGCCAGCTCAAGCCCTCTGGAACGGTGATCAGCCTCTCGCCGGGCCCCTTCCGCTTTGCCTACAACCACTGGCTGCAGGACTGGGAGCTCTGGGCCCTGGGGGAGCTGATCGACGACCTGGTGGTGCAGAACTATGCCTACTCGCTCAAGGGGTTCGAGAAGGACCTCAACCAACCGGCCCTGGTGAAGGCGCGCAGCTGGGGCATGCCGGTGGAGATCGGCATCCTGGCGGGCTTCGGCGGCCGCACCCCGGCCATGGCCACCCTGGCCCAGAAAGCCCAGCTGGCCACCAGCCGCGGCCACGGGGTGATCTATTTCTACTGGGAGGGCCTGTGGGGCCTCCATGCCGGCGAGGAGGGGGCCCCCTATCGCCAGGCTGCCTTCAGCCAGCTGCACCAGAGCCTCAGCGGTCCGCTGCGGCCGCCACCACCTTTGCCGCTGCCCCGGCGCTGAGGGCCTAACTCGCCCCCAGGCACTGGCCCACTACCTCAGCGGTGTTGGTTGAGAGCGATGCGGCAGCCAGTTGCTCGAGGGCCCCGTGCATGGCCGCGGCGCGGGCCGGTCCATAGCTCTGCCAGCGGCTAAACACCTTGGCCATGCGCGAGGCCGTGATCGGGTTGCGCTGGTCGAGATCGGCGATGCGAGCTGCCATGAAGCGGTAGCCGGAGCCGTCGGCGGCATGGAACACCGCCGCGTTACCGGCAAGCCCCCCGAGCACGGCCCGCACCGAATTGGGCGCGGCGGGATCAAAGCGGGGATGCGCCAGCAGCCGCGCCACCCGCTCCAGGCCATCGGCAAAGGGCGCAGAAGCTTCCAGGGCAAACCAGGCGTCGAGGATCACCGGCTTGTGCTGCCAGCGCTGGTAAAAAGCCTCCACCGCCTGCTGGCGCTCAGCGATCGGATGGCACTGCAGGGCCCTGAGGCCAGCGCGAGCCAGGGTCATCGAGGGGCCTTGCACCGCCGCCGCTGCGGCCGCCGCCACCTGCGAATCAGCGGCGGCCACCCGCCAGCTCCACACGGTGCCCGTAAGCAGGCGATCGCCATTACCAGCGGGCCAGGCCAGGCTCCACTGGGGCGTGCAGCGCTCCAGGGCCGCGGCCAGGGGCACGGCCAGGGTCGCACCAAAACGCTGCTGCAGGGCAAGCAGCGCCGCAAAAAGGGCCGGTGGATCGGGCTCCGCGCCAACGGCAACGGCGGCATCTTCGAGCTCGGGCAAACCTGGCAAGGCCAGCAACACACTGCGGCTGGCCTCAGATAGGGAGGGATCGGCCAGGATCCGGCCGAAGGCATCGATCAGCTCCTCTTCCAGCAGGCCATCGGCCCTGCCTGTGGCGCGGGCCAGCACGGCTTGGCGCAGCAGCACCTGGCCCGCATCCCAGCGGGCAAAAGGATCGCTGTCAGCAGCCAGCAGGTGCACCAGCTCGGCGGTGGGCCGGCCCATTTCCAGGATCACTGGCGCCGAAAAATGGCGCAGCAGGGAGAGGGCCGGTGGATGGCCCTGGCGGGGGAGTCCCACCAAACGCAGGTTCTGCTGGGGCCGGTCGATCACCAGCAGGCGGGTGCCATCACCAGCCAGCCCGGCTGGGGCTGGTTCCCCCTCGAGCCGCACGGGCAGGGATTCGCCGCCCTGACCCAGCAGGCCCAGGGCCAGGGGAATCACCAGCGGCTGCTTGTCGCTCTGACCGGGGGTCGCCGGGGTGTGTTGCTGCACCTGCAGCTCCAGCACGCCGGTTTCGCCATCCCAGTGGCGCTGGATATGCAGCCGCGGCGTGCCGGCCTGGTGATACCAGCGGCGAAATTGGGCGAAATCGAAGGGCGGCGGCACGGGCGCGGCATCCTGCATCGCCTGCACGAAGTCTTCGCAGGTAGCGGCGGTGCCGTCGTGACGACTCACATAGAGCGCCATCCCCCGCATGAACGCCTCCTCCCCCAGCAGGGTATGCATCATACGAATAAGTTCCGATCCCTTTTCGTAGATCGTGGTGGTGTAGAAGTTGTCGATCGCCTGATAGGCATCGGGCTGCACGGGATGGGAAGTGGGGCCGGCATCTTCACGAAACTGGCTATTGCGCAACATCGAAACATTTTCGATGCGATTCAATGGCGCACCATGCATATCTTCCGTGAAGCTCTGGTCGCGAAACACGGTTAGGCCTTCTTTGAGCGACAGCTGGAACCAGTCGCGGCAGGTGATGCGATTGCCTGTCCAGTTGTGGAAATACTCGTGGGCAATCACGCTCTCGATCCGCTCAAGCTCACCATCGGTGGCTGTTTCGGCGTCGGCCAGCACCAGCTTGGAATTAAAGATATTGAGGCTTTTATTCTCCATCGCGCCCATATTGAAGTGACGCACCGCCACGATGTTGAACTCATCGAGGTCGTATTCGAGGCCGTAGCGCTGCTCATCCCAGGCCATCGAGCGTTTAAGGGACGCCATGGCGTGGGCGGTGTAAGGCGCATCGCCGGGTTCCACGTGGATGCGCAGGGCCACTGCGCGGCCGCTGGCGGTGGTGAAGCTGTCTTTCACCTCCTCAAGCTGGCCCGCCACCAGGGCAAACAAATAGGAGGGTTTGGGGAAGGGGTCGTCCCAAACCGCGAAGTGGCGCCCGGCGTCGAGGTCGCCGGTTTCGATGCAGTTGCCGTTGGAGAGCAGCACCGGACAGCTAGCCCGATCGGCCTCGATCCGCACCTGAAAGCGACTGAGCAGATCGGGGCGGTCGGGGTGAAAGGTGATGCGCCGAAATCCCTCGGCTTCGCACTGGGTGGTGAATAGCCCGCCACTGGCGTAGAGCCCTTCCAGGGTGCTGTTGGTTTCCGGATGGATGCGCACCCGGCTCTGCAGCTGAAAAACCCCAGCGGGAGGCTGGGTGATCACCAGCTGGTCTTCGCTGAGCTCAAAGGCCTCAGCCGGCAGCAGCTCGCCATCGAGCCGCAATTCCAGCAGCTCCAAGTCGACGCCCTGGAGCACCAACGGCCCCGGCTGGGCCAGCGGATTGGGCAAGAAGGCCAGCTGGGCCACCACCTCGGTGTGGCCGGAGTGGAGCTGCACCGTTAGATCGGTGCGCTCAAGCAGATAGGGCGCCGGACGGTAATCGGCGAGGCGCACGAGGGGCATGGGAATTACTTAGTAGTGGCTGGCTTAGGGGTGGCTGGCTTCACTGCTGGCTTGGTATCGGGCGACTGCTTGATGGCGTCCTGCACCTTGGCCATCACATCTGCGGGCACCTCCTTGGGGCAGATCTCGGCGGCACCGAGGACAGCCGAGTTGATCGATCCCTTGCGCAGGTCGTCGATGCTGAGCGGCTTAGCTCCCACCTGGCTGATCACACCATCGTGCTGGCCCTGAATCAGCTGGGCGACGGTTTCGCCAGCAATACCCACCGCCTTATCGAAGGGAACCCCTGCCCCCCGGGCAATGCATACGTTTACAGCTGCAATCCGGGTGTACAGGTTCATTTCCGCCTCAGTGGCTGGAGCGGCCAGGGCCGCTGCCGGCACCAATAGCAGGGGAAGCACCAGCAGGGGAGCCAGAAAACTACGGGGCATCAGGAACACCGGAAAGAAAATTTAGTGACTGCATGCTGCTGCATCAGGACGGAGGGTCGTGCGGGATGGGCGCCCCCGCTTCTTCAACCCGGATCTCATGGTGGGTTTCGGCCACTTCCAGGGCGCCGTTCTTCCAGGAGTAGATCGAACGGGAGCGGTAGCGGTCCTGGTCAACCAGGCGAGTGTGCTCAAGGATGTGCCACTCCTGGTAGCTGGATTCAAAAATCAGCTCGTGCTCATCCACCTGGCGGATCTGACTTGTGGTGGGATCGCCGCTCAAGTAGCCGGAGCTGCGGCTGAGCTGGTGGCCGCACAGATAGGCCTCCATGGTGCCCCTGGGTGCGTAGCGGGGCTTTTTGTCGAAGAAGCCAAACTCCTGCTCGGGCCACCAAGTGAAGCGATAGGCAGCATCACCCTCCACTGGCTCACTAAATATCTCCACCCGCAGCATCATGTCGACCCGCAGCGCCTCCCCATCCTCAAATAAATAGAGCCGGCGCGAGCGCCACAGGCCAAGGTTGCGGGCAAACCAGCGCCGCATGTTGCTGTCGAGCTGAATCCTGGGGCGCGGCACCACTGGACTGGAGTTTGAAGACATGCTCATGACATCCCGGCCCTAGGGCGCACGGCATTGGTTGCTTCAGTCATAGCGAAATCGAGCTGCTGTGCCCAAATCCCCATAGGGTTAGCCACGTGAGCTCCGATCACCCCATCACGACCGACCAGGTCGCCAGCGACGGAGCGACCGAACGCCCCGAACTGAAGCTGCTGCTGGTAGCCACCAGCTACCACCTGGCCAGCCAGGACCTGCGCAACCTGATCCAATTCCTCAAAAGTGAGGAGTGCGCCTTCAAGGTGAGCCTGGAGATCGCCGATCCGGCCCGCCAACCCCAACTGCTGGAGCTGCATCGGTTGGTGGCCACCCCGGCCCTGGTGAAATTGGCCCCCCTGCCCAAGCAGGTGATTGCCGGCAATGCCATCACCCAGAAGCTGCGCAGCTGGCTGCCGCGCTGGCAGCAGATGGAGGTGGTTACGAGCCTGGGCATGAGCCTGCGGCCCGCTGAGATCGATGGCAGCCGCACCAAGCGCGAGCTGCAGCTGGAAGATCAGCTGCTGGTGCTGCGCCAGGAAAACGAAACCCTGATCGAGCGCCTTGGGGTGCAGGAGCGCCTGCTGCGGATGGTGGCCCATGAGCTGCGCACGCCGCTGACCGCCGCCAAGCTCGCCCTCCAAAGCCACACCCTCGGCCAGATCGACGAGACCCGCTTCCGCGACGTGCTCACCCGCCGCCTCGACGACATCCAGGAACTCTCCAAGGACCTGCTGGAGGTGGGTACAACCCGCTGGGAAGCCTTGTTTAACCCCCAGCGCCTGGCGCTGGGCAAGGTGGCCGCCGAGGCGATCCTGGAGCTGGAAAAACTCTGGATCGGCCGCGACCTGGAGCTGATCACCGACATCCCCGCCGACCTGCCCGATGTGTTCGCCGACCAGCGCCGCATGCGCCAGGTATTGCTGAACCTGCTGGAAAACGCCCTCAAGTTCACCCCGGACCGGGGCCGGGTGCACCTGACCCTGCTGCACCGCACCGACCAGTGGGTGCAGGTGAGCATCTGCGACACCGGGCCGGGCATCCCCAAAGCGGAGCAGCAACGGATTTTTCTGGATCGGGTGCGCCTGCCCCAAACCTCCGGCACCACCTCTGGCTACGGCGTTGGCCTATCGGTGTGCCGCCGCATCGCCGAGGTGCACGGCGGGCGCATCTGGGTGGTGTCGGAGCCCGGCGAGGGGGCTTGCTTCCACGTCAGCGTGCCGGTCTGGAGCGGCCAAGCCCAACCCGCACTGACCCCAAGGGGCCCTGATCGTCGCGGCGCCCCCACTGAGAACAGTCCCTGAAGCGCTGCTCGCCTTGACGAAGGGTCCCCCTGCCCCGTAGCTTCCAATACATCAACGCCCTACAGCGTTGTGGCCTCGCCCCCATCGTCTAGAGGCCTAGGACACCTCCCTTTCACGGAGGCGACAGGGGTTCGAATCCCCTTGGGGGTATACACAATTCCAACTCCTGCTCAGATCAGGATTGGGCAGCGCGGCGTTCGGCCTCTCGCTGCACTCCCCGCAGGTTGCTGGCTAGGTCTTCGCGCAGACGTTGCTCGATCAAGCCAATCGGCATGCCGGGCCGGCCCTGCACGGTGAGCTCGTAGAGCAGATGGGTGACCTCGCCCGTGCGGCCGATCTGCCAACAGCCTTCAAAGCGGCGGAAATCACCGCGGCACATGCAAAAGCGCAGCTCACCTGCCTCGAAATCTTCCTCCAGCTCGAGCTCCACCTTGGCGCTGAAATTCAGCCCACAAAACTGCTGGGTGCCCACCTGCTCCAAACCCACCCGGTTGCCGCGGCGCCACAGCTGGCGGGAGGAGGCCAGGTTGGGAATAAACCTGTTGAGATTGGCGTAATCGGTGAGCACGGACCAGATCCAGCGGGGATCAAGCGGTAGGCGCAACTGCACCGCCAGGCGCCTGGTGCCCTGGGGCAGCCGCTCCATCTCCTGCTGGATGGTGTCGAGGCTGCAAACGGAGGTTTGGGCGGAATTGATCACATTCGCAGGCCCCTTCGACAGCAAACCTGGCTCAGCCAGCTGGCCGGGCAGACCTGATTGGGCAAGAAGTTGCGCCAAGGACGCACGGCGTAAGTGTGCTGGGGCACAAACCTAGCGGTGTCTGCCGGGATTTCGCTGCAGCCGTGTTCCCTATGATCAGCGCGCTTTTGAGGGGACTGAGTCTGCATGCGTGTTTCCACTGGTCGCGCCACCCAGTCCGACAGCCGAATGTTCACCGTTGTGGTGGAAGCCTTTGGGGTGGGACGCCAGCGTCAGGCTGAACGCCGCCTCACCGTGCCATACGGCCAACTCCAGGCTCTGATGCAATCAATCGCACAGAAAGGTGGTCGCATCAGCGCCGTTCTCGCAGACGATGACGCCAGCCCAACACCTGCCCCTAAAGCAAACGCCACTCCTTCGAAACCCGCTGCCGTGTCCCACGCCGACGTTCCCGTCAACCTCTACAAGCCGAAGGCTCCGTTCGTCGGCACGGTGACCGACAACTACAGCCTGCTGGCGGAAGGGGCGATCGGCCGGGTGAACCACATCACCTTCGACCTCTCCGGTGGTGACCCCCAGCTGCACTATGTCGAAGGCCAGAGCATCGGCATCATTCCCGACGGCACCGACGCCAATGGCAAGCCCAACAAGCTGCGCCTCTACTCAATCGCCAGCACCCGCCACGGCGACAACCTGGAGGGCAACACGGTGTCGCTGTGCGTGCGCCAGCTGCAATACGAGAAGGACGGCGAGACGATCAACGGCGTCTGCTCCACCTT
Encoded here:
- a CDS encoding FAD-binding oxidoreductase — translated: MRVSTGRATQSDSRMFTVVVEAFGVGRQRQAERRLTVPYGQLQALMQSIAQKGGRISAVLADDDASPTPAPKANATPSKPAAVSHADVPVNLYKPKAPFVGTVTDNYSLLAEGAIGRVNHITFDLSGGDPQLHYVEGQSIGIIPDGTDANGKPNKLRLYSIASTRHGDNLEGNTVSLCVRQLQYEKDGETINGVCSTFLCDIEPGAKVKITGPVGKEMLLPEDEEANVIMLATGTGIAPMRTYLRRMFEPTEREKNGWHFRGKAWLLMGVPTTPNLLYDDDFNRYASEFPENFRYTKAISREQQNANGGRMYIQDRVSENAEEIFSWIENPKTHVYMCGLRGMEPGIDEAMTVAATAKGLNWAELRPQLKKADRWHVETY
- a CDS encoding cAMP phosphodiesterase — translated: MPRSFLAPLLVLPLLLVPAAALAAPATEAEMNLYTRIAAVNVCIARGAGVPFDKAVGIAGETVAQLIQGQHDGVISQVGAKPLSIDDLRKGSINSAVLGAAEICPKEVPADVMAKVQDAIKQSPDTKPAVKPATPKPATTK
- a CDS encoding ribose-phosphate pyrophosphokinase → MTSFLTADRVAPQGSASQSNHDTRRLRLFSGTANQALAKEIGTYLGVPDGPRVIKRFADGELYIQIQESIRGCDVFLIQPTCAPVNDHLMELLIMVDACKRASARQITAVVPYYGYARADRKTAGRESITAKLVANLLAKSGVDRVLAMDLHSAQIQGYFDIPCDHIYGSPVLVDYLRTRDLGEVVVVSPDVGGVARARAFAKQMNDAPLAIIDKRRSGHNVAESLTVIGDVVGKTAILIDDMIDTGGTISAGARLLRQRGATRVLACASHAVFSPPAIERMSEPGLFEEVLVTNSIPRRDEDRFPQLQVLSVAKMLGEAIWRIHEESSVSSMFR
- a CDS encoding histidine kinase, giving the protein MSSDHPITTDQVASDGATERPELKLLLVATSYHLASQDLRNLIQFLKSEECAFKVSLEIADPARQPQLLELHRLVATPALVKLAPLPKQVIAGNAITQKLRSWLPRWQQMEVVTSLGMSLRPAEIDGSRTKRELQLEDQLLVLRQENETLIERLGVQERLLRMVAHELRTPLTAAKLALQSHTLGQIDETRFRDVLTRRLDDIQELSKDLLEVGTTRWEALFNPQRLALGKVAAEAILELEKLWIGRDLELITDIPADLPDVFADQRRMRQVLLNLLENALKFTPDRGRVHLTLLHRTDQWVQVSICDTGPGIPKAEQQRIFLDRVRLPQTSGTTSGYGVGLSVCRRIAEVHGGRIWVVSEPGEGACFHVSVPVWSGQAQPALTPRGPDRRGAPTENSP
- a CDS encoding glycoside hydrolase family 10 protein, with amino-acid sequence MKLRRFARLKAFLPAVASILLSLPWAGNAPLLAKGQPAPPRRIGVWLTNSPSPLYYDPARIDRAVQELAEAGFNTLYPNVWSRGTTFHRSRHAPMEPALEKANPNLDPICRFTKAAHRRGLQVIPWFEYGLMEPADAAVVRQNPEWVLQRRDGRTEMVMHGKPMVWLNPAHPGVRQRFLGLIGEIVQRCSVDGIQLDDHFAWPVELGYDPYSRELFRVATGREPPDDHTDRAWMRWRRQQLTALLRELRGQLKPSGTVISLSPGPFRFAYNHWLQDWELWALGELIDDLVVQNYAYSLKGFEKDLNQPALVKARSWGMPVEIGILAGFGGRTPAMATLAQKAQLATSRGHGVIYFYWEGLWGLHAGEEGAPYRQAAFSQLHQSLSGPLRPPPPLPLPRR
- the pepN gene encoding aminopeptidase N — its product is MPLVRLADYRPAPYLLERTDLTVQLHSGHTEVVAQLAFLPNPLAQPGPLVLQGVDLELLELRLDGELLPAEAFELSEDQLVITQPPAGVFQLQSRVRIHPETNSTLEGLYASGGLFTTQCEAEGFRRITFHPDRPDLLSRFQVRIEADRASCPVLLSNGNCIETGDLDAGRHFAVWDDPFPKPSYLFALVAGQLEEVKDSFTTASGRAVALRIHVEPGDAPYTAHAMASLKRSMAWDEQRYGLEYDLDEFNIVAVRHFNMGAMENKSLNIFNSKLVLADAETATDGELERIESVIAHEYFHNWTGNRITCRDWFQLSLKEGLTVFRDQSFTEDMHGAPLNRIENVSMLRNSQFREDAGPTSHPVQPDAYQAIDNFYTTTIYEKGSELIRMMHTLLGEEAFMRGMALYVSRHDGTAATCEDFVQAMQDAAPVPPPFDFAQFRRWYHQAGTPRLHIQRHWDGETGVLELQVQQHTPATPGQSDKQPLVIPLALGLLGQGGESLPVRLEGEPAPAGLAGDGTRLLVIDRPQQNLRLVGLPRQGHPPALSLLRHFSAPVILEMGRPTAELVHLLAADSDPFARWDAGQVLLRQAVLARATGRADGLLEEELIDAFGRILADPSLSEASRSVLLALPGLPELEDAAVAVGAEPDPPALFAALLALQQRFGATLAVPLAAALERCTPQWSLAWPAGNGDRLLTGTVWSWRVAAADSQVAAAAAAAVQGPSMTLARAGLRALQCHPIAERQQAVEAFYQRWQHKPVILDAWFALEASAPFADGLERVARLLAHPRFDPAAPNSVRAVLGGLAGNAAVFHAADGSGYRFMAARIADLDQRNPITASRMAKVFSRWQSYGPARAAAMHGALEQLAAASLSTNTAEVVGQCLGAS
- a CDS encoding LCP family protein, which gives rise to MARRSTASQPRRGPTLLRLGALAVGMAMGAGLIGVLWPISDRATEPLQQLTPADLAKPPNRSITLLVIGLDSERPGDPLNRAAPRGAANADALLLVRVNPQGPLQVLSLPPNLAVQLPGQKRPQSLGSLYRIGGVALTADAARNLVGLDSGQPARFLVLGRSNLRSLVDGLGSIAANPTLALRYNDKSQGLSINIQGGLQRLKGNQVEQLVRYRDPDRPEESRQEKQQLVVRSLLRELALPEQLGQLAYLLKSLNNQGVVTNLSQPETLSLLAAGLDQAESVQFTSLPLAPAPEPATAGLREISSSAPEPLWPAPTNSTAQ
- a CDS encoding SRPBCC family protein — translated: MERLPQGTRRLAVQLRLPLDPRWIWSVLTDYANLNRFIPNLASSRQLWRRGNRVGLEQVGTQQFCGLNFSAKVELELEEDFEAGELRFCMCRGDFRRFEGCWQIGRTGEVTHLLYELTVQGRPGMPIGLIEQRLREDLASNLRGVQREAERRAAQS